One genomic segment of Fundulus heteroclitus isolate FHET01 chromosome 10, MU-UCD_Fhet_4.1, whole genome shotgun sequence includes these proteins:
- the mbtd1 gene encoding MBT domain-containing protein 1 isoform X2 — MEDARDLAERTARSERKRRDSFGMFDGYDSCSEESTTSSSSEDSEEDVVPSIPASLPIIKNNGQVYTYPDGKAGMATCEMCGMVGVRDAFYSKTKRFCSVSCSRSYSSNSKKASILARLQGKPPTKKAKVLQKQPLMAKLAAYAQYQASQQNQAKSKSVVPVESFDWGRYICSSNTVGAPVSCFKHAPMGTCWGDIEEGVRIEVPNSDTNLSTKVYWIAEIIKLAGFKALLRYEGFDNDTSKDFWCNLCIPEVHPVGWCASSNKPLVPPKSIQHKYSNWKAFLVKRLTGAKTLPSDFNAKVRENMQFPFKKLMRVEVVDKNYLCRTRVALVEQVIGGRLRLVYEDDGLDDFWCHMYSPLIHNIGWSRSIGHRFKRSDVTKKSEGQVDAPAQLFQKVKDVDPSEEWFKDGMKLEAIDPLNLSAICVATVKKVLADGYLMIGVDGSEAIDGSDWFCYHGMSPSIFPVGFCEINNIELTPPKGYTKLPFKWFDYLRETCSIAAPVKLFNKEVPNHGFRIGMKLEAVDLMEPRLVCVATVTRIVHRLLRIHFDGWEDEYDQWVDCESPDLYPVGWCQLTGYQLQPPASQSSRDMPLSVPKQKKKTPQYKGQKKKSLLRMKEDMADLDEFTFTQGTSDQESNGSGSYYIKQEP; from the exons ATGGAAGACGCACGGGATTTG GCCGAGCGCACTGCACGTTCAGAGCGGAAGCGTAGGGACTCATTCGGGATGTTTGATGGCTACGACAGCTGCAGTGAGgagtccaccaccagctccaGCTCAGAGGATAGCGAGGAGGATGTTGTGCCCTCCATCCCAGCCAGCCTGCCCATCATCAAGAATAATGGACAGGTCTACACCTATCCTGATGGCAAAGCTGGGATGG CCACATGTGAGATGTGTGGAATGGTGGGTGTTCGAGATGCTTTTTATTCCAAAACCAAACGCTTCTGCAGCGTGTCTTGTTCCAGGAGTTATTCCTCGAATTCTAAAAAAGCTAGCATTCTGGCACGGCTCCAG GGCAAACCTCCGACAAAGAAAGCAAAAGTTTTGCAGAAACAGCCTCTTATGGCAAAGTTGGCAGCTTATGCCCAGTACCAAGCAAGTCAGCAGAACCAAGCCAAGTCCAAATCTG TGGTGCCTGTAGAGAGCTTTGACTGGGGAAGGTACATCTGCAGCAGTAACACAGTGGGAGCTCCCGTCAGCTGTTTTAAGCAT GCCCCTATGGGGACATGCTGGGGAGACATAGAAGAAGGAGTGAGGATTGAAGTGCCCAACTCTGACACCAACCTCTCCACTAAGGTCTACTGGATAGCAGAAATCATAAAGCTGGCAG GGTTCAAGGCACTCCTGAGGTATGAGGGCTTCGACAACGACACCAGTAAAGACTTCTGGTGTAATCTCTGCATCCCTGAGGTGCATCCAGTAGGTTGGTGCGCTTCCAGCAACAAACCTCTTGTACCTCCAAAAA GCATACAGCATAAGTACTCTAACTGGAAAGCCTTTCTTGTGAAGCGTCTCACTGGAGCAAAAACACTGCCATCGGATTTTAATGCCAAG GTTCGTGAAAACATGCAATTCCCATTTAAGAAGCTGATGCGGGTAGAGGTGGTGGATAAGAACTACTTGTGCCGGACACGAGTGGCTCTGGTGGAGCAGGTGATCGGAGGGCGCCTCAGGCTGGTCTATGAGGATGACGGGCTAGATGACTTCTGGTGCCACATGTACAGCCCCCTGATCCACAATATAGGCTGGTCGCGGAGTATCGGCCACCGCTTCAAACGATCTG ATGTCACAAAGAAATCAGAAGGACAAGTCGATGCCCCTGCACAACTATTTCAGAAG GTTAAAGATGTGGACCCCAGCGAAGAGTGGTTCAAAGATGGGATGAAGTTGGAAGCTATAGACCCCCTCAATCTCTCAGCTATCTGTGTGGCCACAGTAAAAAAG GTGTTGGCAGACGGTTACCTCATGATTGGAGTTGATGGCTCGGAGGCCATTGACGGATCAGACTGGTTCTGCTACCATGGGATGTCTCCCTCCATCTTTCCCGTCGGCTTTTGTGAAATCAACAACATTGAACTCACGCCCCCTAAAG GGTACACTAAGTTGCCATTTAAATGGTTTGACTACCTCAGAGAAACGTGCTCAATAGCTGCCCCTGTTAAACTCTTTAACAAG GAGGTTCCCAATCACGGTTTCCGGATAGGCATGAAGCTGGAAGCCGTTGATTTGATGGAGCCGCGGCTCGTATGTGTTGCCACAGTAACGAGGATCGTGCACCGGCTACTAAGGATCCACTTTGACGGCTGGGAAGACGAGTATGACCAGTGGGTGGATTGTGAGTCACCAGATCTCTACCCAGTGGGCTGGTGTCAGCTGACGGGCTACCAGCTCCAACCACCTGCCTCACAAA GTAGCAGAGACATGCCCCTGTCGGTGCccaagcagaagaaaaagacgCCACAGTACAAAGGACAAAAGAAAA AGTCTCTGCTGCGGATGAAAGAAGACATGGCCGATCTGGACGAGTTCACCTTCACGCAGGGAACCTCAGACCAAGAAAGCAATGGCTCAGGCAGCTACTACATCAAACAGGAGCCGTGA
- the mbtd1 gene encoding MBT domain-containing protein 1 isoform X1 — protein MEDARDLAERTARSERKRRDSFGMFDGYDSCSEESTTSSSSEDSEEDVVPSIPASLPIIKNNGQVYTYPDGKAGMATCEMCGMVGVRDAFYSKTKRFCSVSCSRSYSSNSKKASILARLQGKPPTKKAKVLQKQPLMAKLAAYAQYQASQQNQAKSKSVVPVESFDWGRYICSSNTVGAPVSCFKHAPMGTCWGDIEEGVRIEVPNSDTNLSTKVYWIAEIIKLAGFKALLRYEGFDNDTSKDFWCNLCIPEVHPVGWCASSNKPLVPPKSIQHKYSNWKAFLVKRLTGAKTLPSDFNAKVRENMQFPFKKLMRVEVVDKNYLCRTRVALVEQVIGGRLRLVYEDDGLDDFWCHMYSPLIHNIGWSRSIGHRFKRSDVTKKSEGQVDAPAQLFQKVKDVDPSEEWFKDGMKLEAIDPLNLSAICVATVKKVLADGYLMIGVDGSEAIDGSDWFCYHGMSPSIFPVGFCEINNIELTPPKGYTKLPFKWFDYLRETCSIAAPVKLFNKEVPNHGFRIGMKLEAVDLMEPRLVCVATVTRIVHRLLRIHFDGWEDEYDQWVDCESPDLYPVGWCQLTGYQLQPPASQSSRDMPLSVPKQKKKTPQYKGQKKKRKIPVGRRPFSQSGRRRSSFSGDEEQSPPSYHVHGPARPRTHLHLIHKSESLLRMKEDMADLDEFTFTQGTSDQESNGSGSYYIKQEP, from the exons ATGGAAGACGCACGGGATTTG GCCGAGCGCACTGCACGTTCAGAGCGGAAGCGTAGGGACTCATTCGGGATGTTTGATGGCTACGACAGCTGCAGTGAGgagtccaccaccagctccaGCTCAGAGGATAGCGAGGAGGATGTTGTGCCCTCCATCCCAGCCAGCCTGCCCATCATCAAGAATAATGGACAGGTCTACACCTATCCTGATGGCAAAGCTGGGATGG CCACATGTGAGATGTGTGGAATGGTGGGTGTTCGAGATGCTTTTTATTCCAAAACCAAACGCTTCTGCAGCGTGTCTTGTTCCAGGAGTTATTCCTCGAATTCTAAAAAAGCTAGCATTCTGGCACGGCTCCAG GGCAAACCTCCGACAAAGAAAGCAAAAGTTTTGCAGAAACAGCCTCTTATGGCAAAGTTGGCAGCTTATGCCCAGTACCAAGCAAGTCAGCAGAACCAAGCCAAGTCCAAATCTG TGGTGCCTGTAGAGAGCTTTGACTGGGGAAGGTACATCTGCAGCAGTAACACAGTGGGAGCTCCCGTCAGCTGTTTTAAGCAT GCCCCTATGGGGACATGCTGGGGAGACATAGAAGAAGGAGTGAGGATTGAAGTGCCCAACTCTGACACCAACCTCTCCACTAAGGTCTACTGGATAGCAGAAATCATAAAGCTGGCAG GGTTCAAGGCACTCCTGAGGTATGAGGGCTTCGACAACGACACCAGTAAAGACTTCTGGTGTAATCTCTGCATCCCTGAGGTGCATCCAGTAGGTTGGTGCGCTTCCAGCAACAAACCTCTTGTACCTCCAAAAA GCATACAGCATAAGTACTCTAACTGGAAAGCCTTTCTTGTGAAGCGTCTCACTGGAGCAAAAACACTGCCATCGGATTTTAATGCCAAG GTTCGTGAAAACATGCAATTCCCATTTAAGAAGCTGATGCGGGTAGAGGTGGTGGATAAGAACTACTTGTGCCGGACACGAGTGGCTCTGGTGGAGCAGGTGATCGGAGGGCGCCTCAGGCTGGTCTATGAGGATGACGGGCTAGATGACTTCTGGTGCCACATGTACAGCCCCCTGATCCACAATATAGGCTGGTCGCGGAGTATCGGCCACCGCTTCAAACGATCTG ATGTCACAAAGAAATCAGAAGGACAAGTCGATGCCCCTGCACAACTATTTCAGAAG GTTAAAGATGTGGACCCCAGCGAAGAGTGGTTCAAAGATGGGATGAAGTTGGAAGCTATAGACCCCCTCAATCTCTCAGCTATCTGTGTGGCCACAGTAAAAAAG GTGTTGGCAGACGGTTACCTCATGATTGGAGTTGATGGCTCGGAGGCCATTGACGGATCAGACTGGTTCTGCTACCATGGGATGTCTCCCTCCATCTTTCCCGTCGGCTTTTGTGAAATCAACAACATTGAACTCACGCCCCCTAAAG GGTACACTAAGTTGCCATTTAAATGGTTTGACTACCTCAGAGAAACGTGCTCAATAGCTGCCCCTGTTAAACTCTTTAACAAG GAGGTTCCCAATCACGGTTTCCGGATAGGCATGAAGCTGGAAGCCGTTGATTTGATGGAGCCGCGGCTCGTATGTGTTGCCACAGTAACGAGGATCGTGCACCGGCTACTAAGGATCCACTTTGACGGCTGGGAAGACGAGTATGACCAGTGGGTGGATTGTGAGTCACCAGATCTCTACCCAGTGGGCTGGTGTCAGCTGACGGGCTACCAGCTCCAACCACCTGCCTCACAAA GTAGCAGAGACATGCCCCTGTCGGTGCccaagcagaagaaaaagacgCCACAGTACAAAGGACAAAAGAAAA AGAGGAAGATTCCAGTTGGTCGACGACCCTTCAGTCAGtcaggcaggaggaggagcagcttcTCAGGAGACGAAGAGCAGAGTCCACCCAGTTACCATGTCCACGGGCCCGCTCGGCCCAGAACCCACCTCCATCTGATCCACAAATCAG AGTCTCTGCTGCGGATGAAAGAAGACATGGCCGATCTGGACGAGTTCACCTTCACGCAGGGAACCTCAGACCAAGAAAGCAATGGCTCAGGCAGCTACTACATCAAACAGGAGCCGTGA
- the LOC105935717 gene encoding nucleoside diphosphate kinase B, producing MAESEERTFLAIKPDGVQRGIIGDIIKRFEMKGFKLVGMKMLEASEDLLMEHYIDLKDRPFFPTLLKYMRSGPVVAMVWEGKGVVKTGRVMLGETNPADSKPGTIRGDFCIDVSKNIIHGSDSVESAKKEISLWFKPEELVTYTSCAFSWLY from the exons atgGCCGAATCAGAGGAGCGCACCTTCCTTGCCATCAAGCCCGACGGCGTGCAGCGCGGCATCATCGGCGACATCATCAAACGGTTTGAGATGAAGGGCTTCAAACTGGTGGGCATGAAGATGCTTGAG GCCTCTGAGGACCTTCTGATGGAGCACTACATAGACCTGAAGGACCGACCCTTCTTCCCTACCCTCCTCAAGTACATGAGGTCTGGTCCAGTGGTTGCCATG GTGTGGGAAGGAAAGGGCGTGGTGAAGACTGGCAGAGTCATGCTGGGTGAGACCAATCCTGCTGACTCCAAACCCGGAACCATCAGAGGAGACTTCTGCATCGACGTCAGCAA gaacATTATCCATGGCAGCGATTCGGTGGAGAGTGCCAAAAAGGAGATTTCCCTGTGGTTCAAACCCGAAGAGCTGGTCACCTACACAAGCTGTGCCTTCAGTTGGCTCTACTGA